From the Trichoplusia ni isolate ovarian cell line Hi5 chromosome 1, tn1, whole genome shotgun sequence genome, the window TAGGGCTTCTGTTTTCACATCAGTGTGCTCAATGTGTAACATTTTAATGCATCTATATACTTGTATGTTAAATCAATGTAGTAtcttcattttttatgtatcaCTGATAGAACAGCGGTCCTTACTTGGCTGTACCAGATTTCAATGCTAAACCTTTTTTTAGCTCTGCTTTGAATTGAAACGATAAGTGAACCCTGAATTCTAAACAAGCTGGTATTTCTTGGTTCATTGCTACTAAAATTACGGTGTTGCGAAAATGTTGCGAAAGTTATTATTTGCTCATATTTCTCATAAACACACTTTATGCATGAGTAGTTTGCACTTTGTCTAGTGAGTTAgtatttaaggtatttttttaagaatcaatgctagtaatattttctttgagtttttgAGAGGCTTTTCAAGGGGAGTTACTTAATGAAAGATATTTCGCAGCTGGTAGCAGCCGAAGGTTACTTCAGACTTTGCGGCACTCCTGGAGAGTACGAGTCATTTATTTCGATGAGGATTGGACTCGTCGCCATCATGGTGTTTTTGGTCTCCTTTATCACAGCCGGCGTGGGCACCTTTATGGATTTTGACTATGATTATTGCCAGCGAATGCATTACGGGAACGTTAACTTCAGACTGGCGACAACCATCATCTTCCACGTCATTCCGTGCGTCATCACTACTTACGGACTAATTGCCACCGCCATCCGCATCCGCAGCCGCGCTGTTGAGCAGCTCCACTACAAACGCTCCCAGCAGTATGAGAGGGATTACTCCTTGACCAACTTGAACATCGCCGCTTATGCGCTGTACGTGATTGGGTGGACACCCTACCTTATCATCGTCCATGTGTTCCCTGGTGCCAGCGACGCGAAATACTACCATTGCGCGTGGATTGCTATCTGCCGCTCTCTTATTACCAGCTTCTTATACAGCTCGCTGAACCGGAATTTCAGGCGTGCTTTTGCTCACCTTTTCTATTACTGCTGCTGCAAGAGCTCGATTACAGGCTCTTTCAGTAGCCGCCACAGGAGGGCTCTCGAGTACAAGCCGGCCACTGGAGACGTCAGGGTCCACATCATGCACCAGGCCGTGAGCATGAGCAGCCCCCAGCGTGGAGCTTCCTCGTCCCGCGAGACACAGGAATTATGAACTTCTTCGCTGTAAACGGATACAGATCGACAACCAAACGACGACGACCTGCTGGCATTCACAAAGTTTTTGAAGCTTACTGCgatatatgaaatgaaaatgtaagtCTTGTATGAGaagattttgaatattttatatagaaCTTGAGACTggttaggtattttttatttacttatttatttagttaaaatttaatgaattagcTGGAATCTTTGCATTCCTCTAATTTGAGCATAGACTTCCATTTAAATGGATGTAACGTTGGTACtattgtaaacataaaatataaatttttaacataaaaacataacatgAGTCCAATGTCAAAGActcagataatattttttaaattattgggGTAAAAATTGTCTAGATAGGATTTGGTATGGGGTGGCAGGAATTAAATATCGCAGAAGTGGTAGAAGGATATTATAgtataattatctattaattgATGTTCATGTAGTCAGttcctttaaaataaagcttttaagtGTTTAAAACTTCAATGTTGTACTGTTAGACTAGCTCAGATTCTGAGAGTAGACTGTAGGTtacttaatacattatttattcaatgttatagaatattataatcctTACACACATTATTGGACTAGTTGTTTACGATTGACCTTAGGTGTGGACTTCGACCTTTTTAGAGATTCATACCtatataattttagaaatgaatatttatgtattagaCCTAGCAGATTTCactaaaaaatactattttatttttactgactcaaatcttttgaaatgaaaccaATCTCCGTCGACAAGTGACATTTAGAAAGTGTTGACATGGATCGTATTACTCAAAGGAACGACTTCACGATGGGCCACGCGACTTAAGTGTTGTCACTTCCACACGTTTGAGCGATGTCGTCATGTTCCAAGCCTGTAGGAAACGTACTTGTCTACGGGGATATTTAcgaaaaagtatgaaaaatattttgaatatcttAACGAGTAGTCCATATGCTAACATCGCAATTGTGGTTCCacatttggaaataaaaaccGAATTAAAATAACGTATCCCTTTGGGCGAATCTATCTTTACCACTGCTCTCATTCAACCCGAATTCATTTTATAAGTgagtctatattttttataaaatttactttgaTACTGTATACTCCAGTAATGGATTcgaatttatatatattatcaaTCTTATATAACCCCTTGTAAACTTAGGACCACTGTCTTATTGGATTAGGGTAGAATGTTTAAAATAGgttacatttacaaaattgttgTATTGCATAAGGCGTCATTTTGACGTACGTGATAGccactttaaaattaaaagaactgAAGTTCAATcagcaaaatacaaaaaaaaaaaacaaaaaaaaactcaacttatcatattttaacataatattaattctGTATATCGGTGTTagtaaaattaagaataagCTGGTATCCCTCGTGTTTCGAAGGTCTAGCCTTCTCGCATGTGTCCCCTCCCGGTAGCTCCTTCGATGTTACTTACCCTATAAGTGTTGCATAAGTTTTCTCGATGtgtatttaaagatttttgtacGTACAATCACGCACAAACGACAGCTTTGAAGCACCTTACGTTAATTTAGTTATTGTTGTAGCAGCTTATTTTGCTGGCACAAAATAGGCAcaagttattgaaaatatttatagctttaaattaaaaatttagtataattttagtacatttaGTTGTTGACTAATTTCACATGTTACAAACTTATTCTTGTACTCTTGCTAATTTAAAATCATGTCTGCCTCTACTTTGATTGTACCTCCGTCCTAGAGCAAAAACTTAGATAAATGTACGCGCATaacgattaatttattaagacaaaaaaGTGAGATTTGTAGATTGTAAAAGTGAGATAAAATTGTAAATCTAAATCTCACGGTATACGAAAACTTGTGACGGAGGCAGGCTGGCTGCACACCGTTGTAGGTATCAAAGTCTGTAATCGCCACCTCCGtcgcaaatattattttatcttaggCTTATATTAGTTGCATAACAtctaaatactttaatttgtGTATATATAGTATAGCAAAATCTATATTGGCTAAAAcctattgataaataaatttaaatcgatCTATACACAATGTAGGATTGGTTtaccaaaatttataaattttaatataaaattctcgaATTTAATGATGTAATTCTTATAAAAGACTGTttttggaaaattaaaatatactttatacaattaatatttccaaaaatctCTGGACCAGATATGTATCATGTATTCTGAAAAGTTGAAATACAACATTCCATTAAATTGCACTAGCTCTTACACTATTATTTACCAAACCtggacattttaaaacattccaACAATTACCAAAATTtgaataccaaaaaaatatagtaaccAGTATCGAATAAGCTTGGCTGAATTAATTCTTGAACTCTACAAGACAAATGTTACCTTCACTAAAGAAATTACCCAATTTTATTCCATGCTATGGATCAACACGAAAAATCATCACGTTGCCGTATATTATAAATGGTAGCGTAACAGCTAGACGCATTCAATTGTAACCCTACATTACTCTTTGCACGGCCTACACGTTCATTGCTCTATCACTGAAATAGAAAAATTTATATCGCTATACAAAACGAGCGATGGACGTTGTTCTTGTAAAATGGCCGTGCATTGAATAAAGAGGTCGATAATATGGACTGTCTTTTTGAAAAGTTGCTGGTTTCAAGAATGATACCGAAGCAGCTCTTTGATTTAAACGTATTTCAGACAACATATCGTGGTAGAGTCGTTATATCTTTGTACCCTTCGTCTATAAGAAGGACTTCTTTATTATCCCCTGCTGTTGGCTTGAACCCTTCAACTACGTTTTCTTAGAGAACTTGACTGGtatctaaatctaaaattttagTTGTAGTTAAAATTAGTGGCTTTAggacaatataaataaatatgtataatgattATATGCTTGGATAGTCGCTCTATTGttgaatttcaaattgtttttatattttgtaactaataGTACAGGTCTGACAAAATTGCTGTGCCTATGTTATACCAGTGTTTTGCttctatttgttttcttattctAATACATTACGTATCTAATATTTTGTCTCTTTCTCTCCTTTTATTTCCCTTTCACTTGAAGTCGTGGGAGCATAGTTTAATTTATCACGTGACTGTTTCCCAATTTTATCAGATGCGTACTATTGGATcgttaagtataatttattgattttgtatcGTCAAACTAAATGGTGCACTAATCATGTTTGTTAGTTGAATTGTACGACGTAGAAAATAAGTATGTGTTAATTAAGAATGTATGTGTTACATATGAAATATCTTTAATGTCTATTACTATATGTTTCTGGATTAAAGCATATTTATTGAATGTGAATGgttcgttttattaattttattttttataaaacaatttccttTTACTGCTCGTGTAAACAAAAGGAGACTTTAAAGGATTGCAAGAGTAAGAGTGCAACTAGCAAAGTATCAGAAATAATATGGTAAGTATAGAAACAATAGGGAAACTGGATAAAAGAGTCATCTTATTCTAAAATGCAAAATTTGAggtttactaaaaataattatttaaacacttaATTCTGAATCATATAGTGcactattataataatgtcttagaaaccagaagtgaggacaggtttttaaaaagaaagcacggttacgtcacaaacaatttaaccaaatcattacaaagataacttaaagataatacatcaaactctaattactgcaaagaaATATGAATGGCatttatcgaaataacaatatggctgctatgctgaataaatacaacgaaggtcacggagatgttccagcgaagccagctgacaacggagagagagcgttgctaaggaCGCTCCGTCtattatagcggactgcttgtcaaatcccaggttcgaaagaggtttctctaaggatcttgaaggaggtttcactatgaaaaggaggtttcgttaacaaatGTAATATGTACTAATGATACAAACTAGTGGAAAACAAAAAACCCATTCAAATAGGCACTCGAACTGAAGAATAATCGTCTTATGATACAGAATCTGCTCtactttaaagattaaaaaaaatgcaatttccTCATTCTTTTTTTCGCTTCATCTTAATATGATCTACTTGGAGATGTTTTTTTCTCTCAAATCCAGAACACTGGGCATTCCATCTTCCACTTTTAAAAGGCCTCACCAACTTTCTTTAGGATTATCGAAACTCCTTTGGAGTAGATACCCCCAAGaaattacttaaagaaaaaactgaTAAGTctcgtatttttaataaacagaatAATGACTGAAAAGCTTGGTAAGTATGTATATTGCCTCCCCTTAACTTGTATCTGAGAGAAAATCAGTAGGATCGCAACTAATTCATATAAAAAGAGGAAAAAGGCATCGTATCTGACTGCACGGATTGCCGAGTTCTTGAggttagatccccgcgtaggacaagcatttgtgtggtgaGCTAAAAATCCggctaaaataatttacagcCAAAATTTTCTGATAATACAGTTCGACTGCCCCAGAGCTACGATGTCATAGACGGAGAGACACATATAGGTAAAATTTATAAGAGGCTACCGTTTTTGCGTCGGgtattaaactatattttaggGACAAGTAGTTTTAGGAATAATAAAACACCACTTCGAAATAACCTAAGTTCAGTCTCAGGCCAGAAAAACCAAAATAACTTCTAAGTGATGGGCCCATAGTTGCGTCACCTAACACAGTCACATAAGGCAAAAGGCATTAACAATCAGCTACGCAATTTCAGGCCGGTGTATTTTCAGATCAAAATTAACTACCAACATTAGTTTCAGATTAAACTTGATGAACGCAATTCTGATGCACCCTAAGAACTAATAACTAGATAATAACGATAGagtttataattcaaatatttagtttacaCTGTTATCCTACAAAACTTTTACAGGAAGCTTGCAAGCGCAGCTGCAGTAGGAAATAATATCAATAagaaatcaaaagttttaattggaTAGGTATCTGATATTGGTTCAACAGATTTATAAAGTAGTTCCTTATTAAACCCTTTAACTTAAGCAAACGTCCCTGAAGGTACTTGGAGAGGAAAGAAGGTTATTGGAAAATTAATAACTAGTATTGTCCCGCGGATGCATCCGCTTGAAACTCTATTATGGCGCATTAATCTGTGCGTGGCATCTCCTGTTCACAATGGAAACAGCCCCTCTGTTGAAATAACCCAATAAATAGGTCTAGTTGATCCAGAAAATACGTTATGATTAGAGTTTAGGGaggtttatttttcttcagtcaagttacaaataattttatttgaattgcaaTGCTATTTATTGAGCGACGTGTTTGGGTTCCAACTCACATGTGACAGTCATTTATATATCAAAATATGTGCTTTGCTTTCCACGTTTTTTTGAGTACAAAGAAAGTACACTGATAGAAATACAAACACTTTATACATTGTATTCCTTGAGAAAatctttatataaaatgttgtaCTAACTGggaaatagtattatttattcatgcaGAATTAAAGGATCTGTGTCAGTAGGTCTGTTGCACGATTGACAGGACTAGTTGCGTTCCGGTGGATGGAGTGTGGATGTTATCACAAGTTCGAACGCAATACATTGGAAAACGTAAGTACGGGGTTATTGAAGTCACTCattaaagtatatataataagtaaattggttgtaaataagtacaaaaagtATTGTAATAGTTTGTTTATCCACTTGTGCAATTAAATTGTCTCAAGAAAATTTGggagaaaaagttttattacttaCTGCAGTAATATTCGTGTTAGATAGTCTATGCGTTTcacttaacaaataaattatctgaggcttttaaaacttcaacaaaccaaaaatataataaatttatttatcctgATGAAATCAGGCTTCAACCTGTATGTTCAGGTAAAGGCACAGAAGATATAGGTAAACATAGatttagcaataaaaataattgaaggcAAGTGCaaaataattagtattaattagttatattatgtactagcttttcgcccgcggcttcacccgcgtcgaggtcggttatatcgcgtttccaagagaactcttcaaaagtccgggatataaactatcctatgttctttctcaaggtcaactctatctctatacTAAATTTCACAGTTcaatggtttagacgtgaaagcgtaacagacagacagacagcgttactttcgcatttataatataaatagggattttaatagaaattagGAAAATTATTACTATACAGGCGACCACTTATACATTTAATAGTTGAAGTAATGAGACGCAATAAGCCTTATTTAATTGATTCAAAGCAATATCGAGTTCGTAACCGTTTTGTGTCTGAACTGGAATCGAGAAATCGGATAATTCAGGTAACATTAACATCAATTTATTGAGGAAAacgattatttttgaaaattgatttaatattaacgcattttaacaattattgcggcctttaaatattatttcaatgtacTCCCATAAAGTAGTACCTATTTAGAGTCCGGATACATAATTCTGATTGCATTTCTAACAGCGATCATAATATAGTCTCATTGTAGTTGTATATTTGAAAACCtaacaaataagaaatataaataaaactgttagaTTTAAAatgcacgtatagccgagtggttaaggatACTACGCCCAACCCacagcacgacgtgtcgcgggttggaTCCCCGTAtattacaagcatttgtgtgatccatgaatgcttgtcgtTAGTCTGGTATTTGTGCATGTAATTTTAGTGTTTGTGTAGCCGTCAGTACAAGGATAACATCttgtctaatatataaaattcccgtgtcacgatgttagttaccgtaagTTTAGTTAGTTaccctccgaaacggcttaaccgatttttaccaaattttatatgcgtattgagtaggtctgagaatcgactaacatctatttttcatacccctaagtgttaagggttgcacacaaaaaaatattttattttttggacgaatttttttgtgtttatgtttttataatgcggcattaaaaatacataccactagaaataatgtattaggcaaaacaacgtttgctgggtcagctagtaaaaatataaaagtcgtttaaaaaaatataaaaggctTGGATCTAAAGTTTTGCACTATGAATATGAATCAATCACTCAACCACTGAGCCTACAAGACGTGTCCTTGAAAACCCATTCCGAATAAGCCCCGAACCGAAAGGCtttctaaaaacaattatgCAAAAACACGTTTAAACGAAATGCATCACGCTCGTTTGGCGCGCAAACAGTAAGAGATGATCaggaagtataaataaaagatgagATTTAAAACGCATAACGAACATGGATTTTTATGCAGAATATCACGCCTGAATATTAATATTGGTGTGCgattttggaatatttttgcatattgATCGGACACTTATGTGTACACGAGGGTACATTTCGAAGGTCTAGGTGAAGGTCCCAACCCTTTTAACGACAGGAATAACTAGAACTGAAAAAACTGAGCGAAAGTTGAATGTTTGCTAAGTTTTTTCCGACATTTGCTTTAAACTACTCACTACTCTTGCTTTGAATGTTAGGACTTGATCTCAGTAAGTAGGTATTGCATTTTCGACGTGCTTCATGTTATCAAAGTCTTAAAAGATCAAAAATCCTATCCATTACACATTTGAACATGAAAGCATTATCTGCAAACCTTGGGCGAATgaattttaagacaattttgttgagatttaatttaaaattacggCAATTGGAGAGTTCCAAAGGACgacttttgtttttaacctaaatgtttatttatttatataaatgttaacCTAAATGTTCGATAATTATGCAAAATCTTTTGTTGAAAACGTTATTATTAGGTGATAACTGtgctcattttttttatgccCCATTATGGTTagagtttttaaaagaatttggTGATATCTGTCGCAGGGTAGCGCGCGCATTAGCGGTGTCAGTAACAGAACTcagctttttttaatatcgtatGCTTTCAAGAAAACCCAGACATCTAAAATTTCTACAcaatataaatgatataaaatatagacAAACAAGgagttacataaaaacataaccTCCAAATTAATAcacttataaattaatattaaaataatttattatgtaacgaACGGAACGGAAATAAAAGCTCTCTCTATAATATCTTTTACCATTAAAAGACcgatatcaaaataatttgagagGAACTAAAGAGctttacgttttaattaaaaccttggattaataacttttatatctGGAACTATCATAGTGTTAATGAAAAAGCCTGCTACAGAAATAGTATTCATATTCGAAATTACTTTTATTCCCGGAATAATTTCTAGCGTTGATGAAAAAACCTACGACAGTATTAATGTTTTACACTAACTGTGCCTCGCGGTTTCACCCGCATCAATACGTGAATACGTAAGTCCTGTTCCCGGTGCCTTTATATCAGGGGCGAAGATGGAACCAACAAACCACTATCGTAACAAAAGTCAGGATTACTTAATACGGAggttaattattgttaaattctttaattttccgcaatttttcttttttttttctttcattagtACCTCCTCttgacaataacaaatacaacaaaaagtaATGCCATGACCGAGGGAAATAGggattcattttaatatatactacaaattacataaagaaataaaaggcATACGAGTATTGCCTGCagtatattaaaagtttaatattatttctttgttctagtaacatttcaattaatttcgtGCCGGCTCTATTTTTGTTCACATTTTTGCCTTTCACACTGTAATTAAATAACCTTTATATAacgttacaaaattaaattttaaaaagaatttcgCGAAATTGCTTACGTTAGCTCTCGCGTCGAAAATACGGaaggaaatatattttcgttgtcatattttttaagctgCATCGCTGTCaccatatttcattaaaattaactattgaGGTGAACTCGGGTGGAAGATCTAGACTTTCTTGGGAAACTGATTTTCTCCTATAGTTCgcaatagaaaataaactttgaatcacttcgatattattttctaactgaaatctttatgttttgcTTATAATCATGCTTTCACTTATCACTAGTTATTGCCCGGGACATCAAGctcgtggacttcagtttacagagCACGGTGGTTCCCGTTTCAGTGGGAATGCCAGGATAAAATGAAACtttgacctattttttttttattatccatTAAACCTTCCGTCtcaacttaataaaaaaatagccaAATTGGTCCATCCATTCTTGAGCTATGCGCTTAccaacattcatttttatttatattgatttaaaaatggttGTAAACGAGCACAAAGAGTTCTTTAAAAATTTGTAGCAGGCTTCATGTTCACTTTAATTAGGAGAATGTAATGAACATAATTGGTGTCAGCACATTTTATGCTAGACTTAAACCCTTCCTCCGTTCCCCAGGGTAACGCGATAAGCCGACCACATGTCCCCTTACCTTATTTATAGTGGTTAGGGTTGCAGGCTCTAACGTACCGAGCCCATAATTCAGTGCACAAGGGAGGGCTAATTAAACGCCTAACACATTAAAACTCACCTTCCTTTAAGCTTTTTAATTTCCTATACATAGATCATGCGGTGTTAGGATTGGACAATCAGTCCAAATATAGAGTGTTGCACCAGGAGTAAACACACAATTTCCGTGTAGCAAATGGGCCGTTTTTGTTGAATGTCAATCGTCATATAGCCTTGCTCAACGCAGTCTTTCGAGTTACGAATTGTAACGGTGAAAGGCGTCTCGTGGTGGGGGCAGTCGGGCGCACACTGCTCACGCGCCGCCGCAGTCCGACGTGAATACTCGAGTGTGCCGTGCTACCCGCGCCGCCCCGCAAACCGCGAAACAAGTGAACAACTTTCGCGCcaacatttgaaaaaaatacgaaatttatttgtgcatgtgtgtgtgacGTCATGAACAAGTGATGCTGGTCAATCTTGAAAACAATTGCAAAATGTTTCTGTGTTTTTGTCTCGTTTTTTGGAGCGCTCTTTCGCCGGCTCTGGCCCAAGGTGAGTGGAACAATGCACAATCCGTTCCTTTACTAAAGAGAAAAACCGCGGTTGCAACGAGATACTGATATTAGATAGCTTTAGCCTCCATTTATATTGCTATGATATGTAATAGAGCAGTTTGCGTAACTTTTTAGAGACTCGAGTCCAAGTTGGAAGTCGTTATTTGGAATCACAATAATGTTTCCATTTGATTTATTATCGTACCTTGTAGCCATTCAAGTGAACAGATCCTTATGCTATAGACACTAAGGCTTTGTGGTCAGATTTCGTCAACTTATGACTCAGAGTGGACAACCTATTTTTGTGCGTGACTACTAtcctttataaaatttaaacttaatttcatttctgtatttatatttttataatactgatttATTTTCGATGTGCAAAGGAACTACCGGTGTACTTGAAGTTCCTAACAATCACTTAGAATAACTTAAGATTCTAGTGTTATGAAGgtcaaataaatacattcaacaATTAACAACTTAGTtggaaataaaatcataatacgCTCGCGTTATATAAGTAATTAAGAGCGAGTTAAACTTCCATAAAAAGTTGAACAATTAAGGAGCTGACAATTATGTATAGTTTACCCACAGTAGAGGTGT encodes:
- the LOC113508519 gene encoding neuropeptide Y receptor type 2-like, producing MSLSHCSRYIFPRNFVKKNVFPPGPDSIMFGITQPFPGLSNDTRAFSPVTLNREWPTLGRLLFMVFCSCIGSTINGFFVAAFFVEHSLKRLGNVFLACVGMADLIITTGVMPISAVVLLSGQWDIVPVCQVLQFLTEASTYCYSLFFALVAAEGYFRLCGTPGEYESFISMRIGLVAIMVFLVSFITAGVGTFMDFDYDYCQRMHYGNVNFRLATTIIFHVIPCVITTYGLIATAIRIRSRAVEQLHYKRSQQYERDYSLTNLNIAAYALYVIGWTPYLIIVHVFPGASDAKYYHCAWIAICRSLITSFLYSSLNRNFRRAFAHLFYYCCCKSSITGSFSSRHRRALEYKPATGDVRVHIMHQAVSMSSPQRGASSSRETQEL